One Ammospiza caudacuta isolate bAmmCau1 chromosome 11, bAmmCau1.pri, whole genome shotgun sequence genomic window carries:
- the THPO gene encoding thrombopoietin codes for MQGRSPQPSMELNGLLLLTSFLLHVKEDRASPTRLVCDNRLIQKYIVEAKDMEKRVGQCQALPALRCPAVLPLVDFTFQQWKSKSNETKRREILCDLALLLGAAAGAQGQVSDECGARQLSQLYRHANSFFLLLQTFSWETGHWEPSCSPHSMEQTHIPSIFLTYRQLVQGKLRFFFYDLATVLCKQGQGDSRDPPCGTQ; via the exons ATGCAGGGCCGAAGCCCCCAGCCGAGCATGGAGCTGAACG GACTGCTCCTCCTCACATCCTTCCTCCTGCACGTGAAAGAGGACCGTGCCAGCCCAACACGGCTGGTCTGTGACAACAGGCTCATCCAGAAGTACATCGTGGAGGCCAAGGACATGGAAAAGAGAGTG GGCCagtgccaggccctgcctgcACTCAggtgccctgcagtgctgcccttgGTGGACTTCACTTTCCAGCAGTGGAAATCCAAATCg AACGAGACCAAGCGGCGGGAGATCCTGTGTgacctggccctgctgctgggtgctgcagcaggggccCAGGGCCAGGTGAGCGACGAGTGTGGGGCCAGGCAGCTGAGCCAGCTTTACCGACACGCCAACTCCttcttcctgctcctgcagaccTTCAGCTGGGAG ACAGGACACTGggagcccagctgctccccacacTCCATGGAGCAGACCCACATCCCCAGCATTTTCCTCACCTACCGGCAGCTGGTACAGGGCAAGCTGCGCTTCTTCTTCTACGACCTGGCCACGGTCTTGTGCAAGCAaggacagggggacagcagaGACCCTCCATGCGGGACCCAATGA
- the POLR2H gene encoding DNA-directed RNA polymerases I, II, and III subunit RPABC3, which translates to MAGILFEDIFDVKDIDPEGKKFDRVSRLHCESESFKMDLILDVNIQIYPVDLGDKFRLVIASTLYEDGTLDDGEYNPTDDRPSRADQFEYVMYGKVYRIEGDETSTEAATRLSAYVSYGGLLMRLQGDANNLHGFEVDSRVYLLMKKLAF; encoded by the exons ATGGCCGGGATTCTCTTCGAGGACATCTTCGACGTGAAGGACATCGACCCCGAGGGAAAGAAGTTCGACCGCG tgTCGCGCCTGCACTGCGAGAGCGAGTCCTTCAAGATGGATCTCATCCTGGACGTGAACATCCAGATCTACCCCGTGGATCTCG GTGACAAATTCCGCCTGGTCATCGCCAGCACCCTGTACGAGGATGGCACCTTGGATGATGGCGAGTACAACCCCACGGATGACCGGCCCTCCAG GGCAGATCAGTTTGAGTACGTGATGTACGGCAAGGTGTACCGGATCGAGGGCGACGAGACCTCCACGGAGGCGGCCACGCGCCT CTCTGCCTATGTGTCCTACGGGGGGCTGCTCATGCGGCTGCAGGGAGACGCGAACAACCTGCACGGGTTTGAGGTGGACTCTCGTGTTTACCTGCTGATGAAGAAGTTGGCCTTCTAG